In Miscanthus floridulus cultivar M001 chromosome 8, ASM1932011v1, whole genome shotgun sequence, the sequence tagtgggtgccgaggccgttcgctgggcctcggtggctcggtgcctccctacggtgggatcccattcggagacctccctgccggtctcggacacgacacagggcgcgctcgtacaggctcgcccgtagtcgtccctgactcttttgccctggggcagctgtcgaaacccctgggggcccagccttcgaacccctggaccgtaacaggctcgggtcgcttgtctttatcttgggtgcaggaagagcccccgagcctccgcacggagcgagagggcggtcaggggtcctcccgactttttgtccgtcccccgcacgtcttttcgctcggacgggggggctgtttgccgagcccactcgtgtgcgagcctgggccgccgggtctcggcaaagttgcaggaggagcccccgagtctctcgcacggagcgagagagcggtcagaggtccccctggcttttggttcgcccctcgcgcgtgagggtctatctgccgagcccccctcgagtgcgagcctaggtcgcggggtctcggcgtcttttgcagaaggagcgccctagcctctgcacggagcaagagggccgtcaggatttcttctggctttttgaactgaccctcgcgcttccttttcgctcggaaggagggtttgttttgccgagccccctcgtgtgcgagtctaagtcgctgggcctcggcaacgttttgcaggaagagtcccttagcctctgcacggggcaagagggccgtcagggattctcctgactttttattcgaccctcgcgcttccttttcgctcagaaggaggggtggaagatgtccgtgctaccctcggtgggcgcgagcgacggcatttccggtgagctgttatcgggtaagtccgagtggaggcccgtaccccgttcgctgggggtcggctagcggtccggagacgcgctccaagagtaccggagggtttctctagtgggtgccgaggccgttcgctgggcctcggtggctcggtgcctccctacggtgggatcccattcggagacctccctaccggtctcggacacgacacagggcgtcccaagcgtttcgcttgcttgggcctcggcctcgtataggctcgcccagtagtcgcccctgactctgttgccctggggcaggctgtcgaaacccctaagggcccagccttcgaacccctggaccgtagcgggctcggtgcccaattcctttgcctgaaaggaatcgggggggttatttctctccctacggctaacaacggcaggcgcgtcttttgaggcgacttttttggggaggcgaaacggcgcctgctgctgctgcggttggacgcgacgtggcgtcagccgacgggacgtgtctgcacgcacgatttaatgaggagggagtgggcgcgtgggcggtaaaaccggatctggataaccgcgctggatcttttgggggaaacttccccgatttcatcgcccggtggtttcgacttgtccctgcataaatacgcaaaggaCCTCACCCTTCCCCTTCTTACCTCTTCCGcattcgcttttgctgcctccgtgccgttgctgagagcatagagcaccggggaagagaagggcgagggcgagagatcgaaagagagagggagagagattaccgccgtagcagcgtcctccgccgcgcaatggctagtggtcccgtcatcctcccggcggatccctagAAGCGGTCCGACGttaccgaggagaagctgcagtcgctcgtggaggccggtcttcttcgcccgatcaccgaccccgacgagccggagtggattgctccggggaacgagtcggagccgaggccgcgcgacggctatgtggtgagcttcgtcgtcttccacgagcgaggcttcgggtcgccggtggataacttcatgcgggcgctcccgcactactatggcgtggagctgcacaatttcagccccaactccatcgcgcaggcggccatcttcgtcgccgtctgtgaggggtacctggggatcgctccccactgggagttgtggctccacttgttccgagcgacgttcaccaccaagccggggggaacgaggggggctcggaaggtgcagagggccggcggctgcacccttcacgtgcgccaagaccggcagtccctctacatcctggcccagctgtcatcgtccaaccgtcgttggtatgacggctggttctacctccgcaacgacggcggaggacttcccccttataccgggcgggttgtagagagtcaaccagagaaatgggggtacggcgtcatcaaggccgatcagcctaggctggaaccgctcttgagggccttggggaagctgcgtgaccacggcctttcggcggccgtggtcgtggcggcttttcaccgccggagggtgttgccgctgatggcccggcggcggcggctgttcgagatgaccccgggcgattcgatcgtcggtgtcaagatgtccgccttcgcccttaccgacgacgagaccctgcgtcgggtgagagaagcggtggacgggaagccgaagatcgacgatttgacgccgttcccgatgcgcccgtcgcgggggtatgtctcgctggtaagttggatgttgtcgaggctttcgcggccttcttgtttttcgccttttttgtctgttgtcttacttcgtcgttctcacaggggataagagacgtgcgaggctccccgccgcccgttcccgaggacgcccggcggcgatccgtgaacagggcgcgtgccgaggaggagaagaagaagaaagatgccaaggaggcgaagcgcacgaagaagatcctcgcgcgcgaaaagctggacgcccgtcgccggcgtcagaagctcgacggtctcccgttggaaccgtctccctcgtcgtcggtgtcggattcttcgagcgacggcggcgggcgcgaggtggggacggcctgcctggaacacctccccgacatcagggagatggtacccggggcgccggcaaggagcctgacgcccctaggaggaggaggaggtgtcccggggccagtggcggcccgtcccggggccgaggccgacacacccgaggcgcgggtgtcggaggagcgtgccgtcagcccgatgggttcgacggtggaggtggagcgggtgacggtgggggcgaccccattatctccgcgaagggtcgaggaggtgccggggtccgacggaggccagctggcactggtggacaccgaggccgctgctgctgccaccaccgccgccgttgcagaggaggctggcggtgtcgaagcggctgcatccccgttcgcggtaagcgtcttctctggtggagtccgtagtacttcttgtttgccccttggttgcatgctgaccttgggagtgtcttttcttccagccagacgcttctggtggaagatcctcccttggcgccccgtaaggcgctcaaggtgaacgttagctcctccgcccatcaggcagcggaggcgcaggctggcgtgcgacgcggcgcggcgtcgggcgaggccgtttcggaggaggcggctgcccaggaaaagggggccgaggcggccgtggagcgagtggaggaggaggagcccatgcctcgcgatgttgtgggtcttggggcgaaggaggctggggcgtctgttattgccgaggccactgagggtgaggccggagcccccaagacctccgacgtcagggcggtggacgccggggccatcgaggtagagatggcggaggccagagcccccgggtccgtcgagaccgaggcgatggaggtggagacggggcaaattttggcgccgcccctggttcagacaatctcgtctgatgattcctcccatgggaaggaggcggcggacgtcgaggcggctagtaccgtggagcagccagtcccagatcccgccgaggggagttcggctcttgtccggctacggcccgagcctcgtgggtggaacttcccgcgtgttttctggcggaaccgggctgaccccgagggggagcccgtgttcgcccttgaagataccgcagagggggggcattggggcaccctcgagcagtaccgccaactggcagtgcggtcgctgcagacagcgatgactattatgggtcaggacttgcccggtgtcacgcgggtaagtactttcctctctcgtgccagcgttgttttctctccgagccccctcgcagtgtttgacgtgcgttttttgttttgcctccttaggagctcgagacccgatcccttgggaaatcggtgttcctgcgaaatgagagggatatctgggaccagctccggcgccaaaagggcctgcttgccgatgcccaggggctattgtcggcgcggagtgcggaagtggaggacctccgccttcgttgtgctgacattcaggccgagttggccacggctaaggagcagtccgcccctctggtggccaagatcaaggaactggaggaggagcgagactccttcaggcttcgggcccaagaagcgacggcctctgctaaggtcacagccgggcagctgggtgcggagcagagcgagcatcaggcgacgaaagtcgccttggcagaggctaccaaggcggccgaggcctctcgggtcgaggtctcagcctggaagagcaaggccgagggtaagttccgctgaaccatgttcctcGCTCCATTTGctctggttcgcgtttgactcctgacccctcgtcgcgacgtagatctggagaaagaggcctcccaggcggctgaggcctccgtcgcagcgcaagcagcgctggatgtcgaggttcgggagcacgaggcgctgcgcagcgctgtccggaCCACCTGCGAGGCTCtaggacgtcgaggaggtccaatcagctagctcccttgggagccgcctgattgcagttgagcggccacgtccgcgagagactctgaggggcgttgcacacgggtgtcaagcgcgccctggccgtcgtctcctcgcactacgccatcaacctcgaggctatcagcgatggctatgtgttgccagaagatgacgaggaggctgatgcagaggtcatgaggctgttggaggcggctgaggcacctggcacagcgttGGCTGGTctgtttgaagaagaggtggtccctcccgcgccagccgccgatccttgagctttgacctaggccaaaaggggccatgtaaccggattgagttagttgccgtatcgtgacgtttttgtggccagtcgaggcctttaaagtatttgcgtatgtgggTCTTTTAACCGTTTCTGTTCTACttcgagcctgtgccctctgtctcgatcttgggaacccgtaAAGAAATTCCTCGGAGCCTTATGCCGTCctttggcgaagggtggtgagggagctgccgtagcccagaggcgtaggccgttctcactgactcgaccggccctttggcctcgagacaagcttttggtctttgggtttcttgtgaaggtcccgtcggagcgcgagagagtttggcgtagaaattttttgaaagaccattaacaaacggtgttcgggacttagggggttccccctttctagcccccgagggaggcccggctttgcagaggcagagccgagtctcccttatagcgctattgtgacgtcgagcccctattgatagacaagctctctgtacagaacttcctcggagcctacgctgtcctttgggtgaaaaggtggtgagggagttgccgtagcccggaggcgtaggccgttctcacggctcagccggccttttcacctttgagacgatcgcacggtccttgggttctatacaatcggcttgtctataaggggggtttctcgaaaaattataacaactaagaacgcttctttattgcatttcgagaaacaatgtaaacaacgtttggaattttaagggtagaaacgacgtagctgttctatgttccaagcgttggtgaagatttcacccttctcgttggctaacttgtaggtcccgggcttcagcacttgagcgatgatgtacggcccttcccagggtggggtcagcttgtggcggcccttgttgctctgcctcagtctcagcaccaggtcgcccaccttcaggtctcggcttcggacgcgccgggcttggtagcgtcgtagggcttgctggtacctggccgagtgtagcagcgcgacgtc encodes:
- the LOC136474658 gene encoding uncharacterized protein: MPRDVVGLGAKEAGASVIAEATEGEAGAPKTSDVRAVDAGAIEVEMAEARAPGSVETEAMEVETGQILAPPLVQTISSDDSSHGKEAADVEAASTVEQPVPDPAEGSSALVRLRPEPRGWNFPRVFWRNRADPEGEPVFALEDTAEGGHWGTLEQYRQLAVRSLQTAMTIMGQDLPGVTRELETRSLGKSVFLRNERDIWDQLRRQKGLLADAQGLLSARSAEVEDLRLRCADIQAELATAKEQSAPLVAKIKELEEERDSFRLRAQEATASAKVTAGQLGAEQSEHQATKVALAEATKAAEASRVEVSAWKSKAEGKFR